The Bdellovibrio sp. NC01 genome includes the window TGAGTAAAGAAAGCGCTCGTCGATAATTAAACTATGAGATTATTATTGGCGTGCGTATTAATTTGCTGTGCAAGTACTGGCTGTTCTTCACTGCCAAAAAATCCTGATCGCCCCGTCTCTTACGCGTTGCCACCAGATCCCAATACACGCATCGCTCATGACTTTGCTCAACGTTTAAATCCTGATGCGCATCCTGGTGATTCCGCTTTCATTCCGTTAGTGACTGGCCAAGATGCCTTGCTGGCTCGTATTCGTTCTGCGCACTTAGCTGATAAAACTTTAGATTTACAATACTACATTTGGGCGAACGATCTGACGGGACACACGATGATGTATTACGTTTTGCTGGCGGCAGACCGTGGCGTGCGTGTGCGCATTCTGTTAGACGATTTAAATCAGGGCCAATATCAAAAGACTTTAACGATTCTCAGTTCCCATCCTAACATCGAAATTCGTATGGTAAATCCTTTTGCTAATCGCACTGCGCGCTGGCTGGATTTCACACGCTATTCCGATATCAATCAACGTATGCACAATAAAGTTTTTATTGCCGACAATCAGATCGCCGTCGTGGGTGGCAGAAATATCGGCAACGAGTACTTCTGGGCGAGTGACGAAATCAATTTTGGCGATTTTGATTTATGGGCCATGGGTTCCGTGGCGCAAGATCTGTCGAAGGAGTTTGATACCTATTGGAATAGCAATATCGTTTATCCCATTGAAAGTTTAAATCCTGACTTTAAGCCCACAGAAAAAGATCTTGCTGATTTAAAAATCAAGGCCTTCAACGCTTTTTCAGAATCCGAGCAATCGCAATATGCGGGCACTTTGCGTACAGCCTTAAAAGGTCAGTTGCTGGATAAAGATCTAACGCCTTACTGGGCTAAGTATGAAGTCCATTTCGATCCACCGGAAAAGTTTCACCAAAAGCCAGACGAACAAAAAACAACTTTGCGCTTTCAACTGGCACCCTACATTCGCAACACACAAAAGGAACTTATCTTAGTGTCGCCGTACTTTGTGCCTCGTGATAGCGGTCTTAAATTCTTTAAAGAGTTGCAAGAGCGTGGCGTGCAGGCAATGGTATTAACGAACTCGTTAGCCTCAAGCGATCAGTCCGTTGTGTTTTCAGGTTATAAGGATTCACGTAAATCATTATTGAAAGATGGCGTGCATCTGTATGAATTAAAGCCCTCGATCCCGAAGGAAATGAAGACCGCACACCATATTGGTTCAAGCTCGGCGCAATCAGGGTTGCATGGCAAAGTCTTCGTCTTTGATCGTAAGAATATTTTTGTCGGCTCTATGAATTTAGATCCGCGCTCGTTGGAGTTAAACAGTGAAATGGGCGTTGTCGTTCACAGCCCAGAGTTGGCGACGGATTTTGCGACTCAGTTTATTACAAAGCTTCCTGAAACTGCTTATAAGTTAAGCCTAAATGAAGCCGGTGATATTCGCTGGACTGATAGCGAAGACGGAAGAAATATTATTTACGATAATGAACCGGAAACAAGCTGGTGGAAACGCTTCAAGGCAGGGTTTCTGTCTATCTTCGTTCCCACAAGCGAACTTTAAGCTAGTGCAAAGGTGTTGAAGTTTTATCGCTGTTGCGAGTGCTTTCCCAGTCTTTGCCTTGTGCTTGGAAATAGTGATATTCGATTTCATCGTAAGAGATGGGTTTCATCGACTTCGCGAAGCTCATATCTTGCATAAGCTCTTTGTGTTCATTACGAAGAGCGAATCCCAAACCAATCAGACTTAAACCACCAAATACCAAGTCGACGCCAACAAAAGTTCCGATTGTCCAGAATGCCGATGCCGGGAAGGTGTACAAGATAATGCTTGCTAAGAACACCGAGATCACACCATTAAAAGCATAATAGCCCCAGCCCGTAGTACCTTCGATAAATGAGCCCACCACTTTCGCAATACCACTTGCTAACAGCAAGAAGCCCACTATCAAAGTAAGCCCTAAAGTATTGGCGATAGGATTTCGCGCAATCAATATCCCGCAGACGACGCTTAGTACTCCCAGAGTCATATGCGACCATAGCTGTCCGTGCTTACGCCCTTGAATGCCATAAACGATTTGCGAAATACCCGCGACAAATAAAATTGCCGCCAAGGCCATCACCGCAAACAGTGTCGACGCCGGTGTAAATATCAATGCCAAGACGCCAAGAACCAGATAGATACTTCCGAGGATTATTAAGCGAGTTGTTTTCTTAGGCATAACCGCCTCCCCATAACTCAAGCATGCGCGGGTGATTTTAGAAAACAAGACCGGATACAGACTTTGATTTTATTTATTTCACCAATACTTGAATTGGTCCTAAGCCAGTTGTCTGGCCTGTGGCCTGTTGAATCAGCGAACCATCATTTGAGATCGTAAGCGGAATTAACAACGACATTCCATCGACAACGAATGCCATGTTTCCTTTGGTTGCGATGGATTCTGGAAATTCACCGACAAGAGTTGTTCCTGGAGTCAAATCCGTCAAAGTTCCATCATTCGCTAATGCATACATGGATACCGACGCATCATTGGAATTCGTCACATAGACATAGGAACCTTGCACTTTAATACTTGTCGGGCGAACTCCTGTTGCAATTGTCTGTTGTGACGTCAAAGTTCCGTCACTTCCAATTTTAAAAACTTCAACTTGATCCGTCATGCAACTGACCGTGAAGATGAACTCGCCGCCATTTGTTTTGGCCGTACCTAAAGGACCTGTGGGGCATGCGGATGCCGCAACGGTTGCTGGAGAAAGCGAAGTCAATGTGCCGTCCGTGGCGACTGCGAATTGTGCAATGCTGTCGTCTCCGGCATTGACAATATACGCGTAACTTCCTGTTGTATTAAAAGTCATATTAATTGGAAAATTCAATCCACCGATATTTCCCAAATTCGTTAAACTGCCATCAGTCGCAATTTCATAACGAGTGACATTGTCATCTTGCTTATTCACCGAATAAAGATATTGGCCATTCGGTGAAACGACGAGTGCCTGCGGAAATGATCCCGTCACTACCGGCAAATTAATGGGCACAAGCTCACCATCACTGCCAATCGCGTATTGAGAAATAGTGTCGTCCCCTGCATTCGCGACATACGCTGATTTTCCTGATGGCGTCAGCACCATTGCAACCGGATACGATCCAGTAGGTTGTTTTGCCGTGATCATTGGTGTGATCACTCCGCCGACACTCTGATATTGAGAGATCGATTCATCACCATTGTTTAAAACATAAATGGTGTGCGTTTCGTTTGTGCTTGTACCACCACCTCCGCCGGTACAAGCAGAAAGAATGCACATCATTAAAGCTAGAATTGGTAATTTTAGATCTTTCATATCACATTCACTTTCTGTGAAAAGAAGAAGCTAGCGGTTCAAACCGCTAGCTAAAACAACTTTCATAGTTGCAGGCGCATTGCCTACAGGACTGTCGACTTCTTCATGAAGGATCACAAATCCAGCAGCAACCAATTCTTGGCGAATGATTTCGCGTGGAGCGATACGTTTTTGTGCCGTCCATGATTTACCATTTTTATCCACCACACCTGCAACATCGCAATGTGGAGTTTGGCGCCACAAGATAAAATTTGGATCTAAGTGCACAGACTCAAAGCTGTCTTCAGGATCATACATTTCAGTTAAGATAGTCGTTTTTAAAACGATCTTACCATCCACAGCCAATGAGTCGTGCATTGCTTTTAACAAGCGCATGCGATCTTCTGGCATCGGAGTGTTAGTTAAGCACTCGCAGTCATGGATTAAATCGAATTGTTGCGCCACTTGTTCCAGGCGAAGAATTCCACCCATCGCGAATGAAATATTCATTTTTTGTTCAAGCGCGATCTTTTGCACAACTGAAATGGAATTTCTGTACAGGTCATACGCAGCGACTTCAAAACCCATCTCTGCCAAAGTGACAGCAGAAACA containing:
- a CDS encoding phospholipase D family protein, with translation MRLLLACVLICCASTGCSSLPKNPDRPVSYALPPDPNTRIAHDFAQRLNPDAHPGDSAFIPLVTGQDALLARIRSAHLADKTLDLQYYIWANDLTGHTMMYYVLLAADRGVRVRILLDDLNQGQYQKTLTILSSHPNIEIRMVNPFANRTARWLDFTRYSDINQRMHNKVFIADNQIAVVGGRNIGNEYFWASDEINFGDFDLWAMGSVAQDLSKEFDTYWNSNIVYPIESLNPDFKPTEKDLADLKIKAFNAFSESEQSQYAGTLRTALKGQLLDKDLTPYWAKYEVHFDPPEKFHQKPDEQKTTLRFQLAPYIRNTQKELILVSPYFVPRDSGLKFFKELQERGVQAMVLTNSLASSDQSVVFSGYKDSRKSLLKDGVHLYELKPSIPKEMKTAHHIGSSSAQSGLHGKVFVFDRKNIFVGSMNLDPRSLELNSEMGVVVHSPELATDFATQFITKLPETAYKLSLNEAGDIRWTDSEDGRNIIYDNEPETSWWKRFKAGFLSIFVPTSEL
- a CDS encoding HdeD family acid-resistance protein, encoding MPKKTTRLIILGSIYLVLGVLALIFTPASTLFAVMALAAILFVAGISQIVYGIQGRKHGQLWSHMTLGVLSVVCGILIARNPIANTLGLTLIVGFLLLASGIAKVVGSFIEGTTGWGYYAFNGVISVFLASIILYTFPASAFWTIGTFVGVDLVFGGLSLIGLGFALRNEHKELMQDMSFAKSMKPISYDEIEYHYFQAQGKDWESTRNSDKTSTPLH
- a CDS encoding bifunctional 2-polyprenyl-6-hydroxyphenol methylase/3-demethylubiquinol 3-O-methyltransferase UbiG; its protein translation is MKTQYQNTIGLIPATPIGINNLQNMVALQGLNLRDHARFLQNVVTEFFPHTYGMKALDLAGGSGVSAVTLAEMGFEVAAYDLYRNSISVVQKIALEQKMNISFAMGGILRLEQVAQQFDLIHDCECLTNTPMPEDRMRLLKAMHDSLAVDGKIVLKTTILTEMYDPEDSFESVHLDPNFILWRQTPHCDVAGVVDKNGKSWTAQKRIAPREIIRQELVAAGFVILHEEVDSPVGNAPATMKVVLASGLNR
- a CDS encoding beta-propeller fold lactonase family protein; translation: MKDLKLPILALMMCILSACTGGGGGTSTNETHTIYVLNNGDESISQYQSVGGVITPMITAKQPTGSYPVAMVLTPSGKSAYVANAGDDTISQYAIGSDGELVPINLPVVTGSFPQALVVSPNGQYLYSVNKQDDNVTRYEIATDGSLTNLGNIGGLNFPINMTFNTTGSYAYIVNAGDDSIAQFAVATDGTLTSLSPATVAASACPTGPLGTAKTNGGEFIFTVSCMTDQVEVFKIGSDGTLTSQQTIATGVRPTSIKVQGSYVYVTNSNDASVSMYALANDGTLTDLTPGTTLVGEFPESIATKGNMAFVVDGMSLLIPLTISNDGSLIQQATGQTTGLGPIQVLVK